Proteins from one Elephas maximus indicus isolate mEleMax1 chromosome 12, mEleMax1 primary haplotype, whole genome shotgun sequence genomic window:
- the GDF7 gene encoding growth/differentiation factor 7: MDLSAAAALCLWLLSACRPRDGLEAAAVLRAEGAEPARGSGGGGRRNLASAAGPSAAPAAAAPRARAARRAAGSSFRNGSVVPHQFMMSLYRSLSVKAPAGAAGASASGRHSHADTITGFADQATQDDSAAETGQSFLFDVSSLPDADEVVGAELRVLRRAPGEPDPGRATSPPLLLLSTCPGAARAPRLLHSRAAEPLDAASWEVFDVADAVRRHRREPRAGRAFCLLLRAVAGPARSLLAPRLLGLGSRGGGGAAAEERALLVVSSRSQSKESLFQEIRAQARALGAALAAEPPPDQGLGPGAPKGVFGGRRRRRTALSGSRTAQGSGGGGGRGHGRKGRSRCSRKPLHVDFKELGWDDWIIAPLDYEAYHCEGICDFPLRSHLEPTNHAIIQTLLNSMAPDAAPASCCVPARLSPISILYIDAANNVVYKQYEDMVVEACGCR; the protein is encoded by the exons ATGGACCTGAGCGCCGCCGCCGCGCTGTGCCTCTGGCTGCTGAGCGCCTGCCGTCCCCGCGACGGGCTCGAGGCAGCTGCGGTGCTGCGAGCGGAGGGGGCAGAACCGGCCAGGGGCTCGGGGGGCGGCGGCAGGCGGAACCTCGCCTCGGCTGCAGGCCCCTCCGCTGCCCCGGCCGCCGCAGCTCCCCGGGCCCGTGCGGCGCGCCGCGCCGCCGGCTCTAGCTTCAGGAACGGCTCGGTGGTGCCTCACCAATTCATGATGTCGCTTTACCGGAGCCTGTCCGTGAAGGCTCCAGCCGGGGCAGCAGGCGCCTCCGCCTCCGGCCGCCACAGCCACGCAGACACAATCACCGGCTTCGCAGACCAGGCGACTCAAG ATGATTCGGCGGCGGAGACTGGTCAGAGCTTCCTGTTCGACGTGTCTAGCCTTCCCGACGCAGATGAGGTGGTGGGCGCGGAGCTGCGCGTGCTGCGCCGAGCGCCCGGGGAGCCGGATCCCGGCAGGGCTACCTCGCCGCccctgctgctgctgtccacgtGCCCCGGCGCCGCCCGCGCACCGCGCCTGCTGCACTCGCGGGCTGCCGAGCCCCTGGACGCCGCGAGCTGGGAGGTGTTCGACGTGGCGGACGCCGTGCGGCGCCACCGCCGGGAGCCGCGCGCTGGCCGGGCTTTCTGCCTCCTGTTGCGCGCAGTGGCGGGGCCCGCGCGAAGTCTGCTGGCGCCTCGGCTTCTGGGCTTAGGCTCGCGGGGCGGAGGCGGCGCAGCGGCGGAAGAGCGCGCGCTGCTAGTTGTTTCCTCCCGCTCGCAGAGCAAGGAGAGCCTGTTCCAGGAGATCCGCGCCCAGGCCCGCGCGCTCGGGGCAGCGCTGGCCGCAGAGCCGCCGCCCGACCAGGGACTCGGCCCCGGAGCTCCGAAGGGGGTTTTCGGCGGCCGCAGGCGGCGACGGACGGCACTGTCTGGGAGTCGGACGGCGCAGGGCAGCGGCGGGGGCGGGGGTCGGGGCCACGGGCGCAAGGGCCGGAGCCGCTGTAGCCGCAAGCCACTGCACGTGGACTTCAAGGAGCTGGGCTGGGACGACTGGATCATCGCGCCGCTGGACTATGAGGCGTACCACTGCGAGGGCATTTGCGACTTCCCGCTGCGCTCGCATCTCGAGCCTACCAACCATGCCATCATTCAGACGCTGCTCAACTCCATGGCTCCGGACGCGGCGCCGGCCTCCTGCTGCGTGCCTGCGCGCCTTAGCCCCATCAGCATCCTCTACATCGATGCCGCTAACAACGTGGTCTATAAGCAATACGAAGACATGGTGGTAGAGGCATGCGGCTGCAGGTAG